From Pseudomonas putida, one genomic window encodes:
- a CDS encoding MBOAT family O-acyltransferase yields MVFSSNVFLFLFLPIFLGLYYLSGQRYRNLLLLVASYIFYAWWRVDFLALFAGVTLWNYWIGLKVGAAGVRTKPAQRWLLLGVGVDLAILGYFKYANFGVDSLNAIISSFGLEPFILTHVLLPIGISFYIFESISYIIDVYRGDTPATRNLIDFAAFVAIFPHLIAGPVLRFKDLVDQFNNRTHTLDKFSEGCTRFMQGFIKKVFIADTLAVVADHCFALQNPTTGDAWLGALAYTAQLYFDFSGYSDMAIGLGLMMGFRFMENFKQPYISQSITEFWRRWHISLSTWLRDYLYITLGGNRKGTFNTYRNLFLTMLLGGLWHGANFTYIIWGAWHGMWLAIERALGLDTNPQRFNPVKWAFTFLLVVVGWVIFRAENLEVAGRMYGAMFSFGEWQLSELNRAQLTGLQVATLVIAYVTLAFFGLRDFYRNATPPAAIRTPAQVNADGSLDLDWTRVMTRALILLLFVASILKLSAQSYSPFLYFQF; encoded by the coding sequence ATGGTCTTCTCGTCCAACGTGTTCCTGTTCCTGTTCTTGCCGATATTCCTCGGCCTGTACTACCTGAGCGGGCAACGCTATCGCAACCTGCTGCTGCTGGTCGCCAGCTACATCTTCTACGCCTGGTGGCGGGTGGACTTCCTCGCCCTGTTCGCCGGTGTCACCCTGTGGAACTACTGGATCGGCCTGAAAGTGGGTGCCGCCGGCGTACGCACCAAGCCTGCACAGCGTTGGCTGCTGCTGGGCGTGGGCGTAGACCTGGCGATCCTCGGCTATTTCAAGTACGCCAACTTCGGCGTCGACAGCCTCAACGCGATCATCAGCTCGTTCGGCCTTGAGCCCTTCATCCTTACCCACGTGCTGCTGCCGATCGGTATCTCGTTCTACATCTTCGAATCGATCAGCTACATCATCGACGTGTACCGCGGCGACACCCCGGCTACTCGCAACCTGATCGACTTCGCGGCGTTCGTGGCGATCTTCCCGCACCTGATCGCCGGCCCCGTGCTGCGCTTCAAGGACCTGGTCGACCAGTTCAACAACCGCACCCACACCCTGGACAAGTTCTCCGAAGGCTGCACCCGCTTCATGCAGGGCTTCATCAAGAAAGTGTTCATCGCCGACACCCTGGCGGTGGTCGCCGACCATTGCTTCGCCCTGCAGAACCCGACCACCGGTGACGCCTGGCTCGGTGCGCTGGCCTACACCGCACAGCTGTACTTCGACTTCTCCGGCTACAGCGACATGGCCATCGGCCTGGGGCTGATGATGGGCTTCCGCTTCATGGAGAACTTCAAGCAGCCGTACATCAGCCAGTCGATCACCGAGTTCTGGCGCCGCTGGCACATCAGCCTGTCGACCTGGCTGCGCGACTACCTGTACATCACCCTGGGCGGCAACCGTAAAGGCACCTTCAACACCTACCGCAACCTGTTCCTGACCATGCTGCTGGGCGGCCTGTGGCACGGCGCCAACTTCACTTACATCATCTGGGGTGCCTGGCACGGCATGTGGCTGGCAATCGAACGCGCACTGGGCCTGGACACCAATCCGCAGCGCTTCAACCCGGTCAAGTGGGCGTTCACCTTCCTGCTGGTGGTGGTCGGCTGGGTGATCTTCCGCGCTGAAAACCTGGAAGTGGCCGGCCGCATGTACGGCGCCATGTTCAGCTTCGGCGAGTGGCAGCTGTCCGAACTCAACCGCGCCCAGCTCACCGGGCTGCAGGTAGCGACCTTGGTCATTGCCTACGTCACCCTGGCGTTTTTCGGCCTGCGCGACTTCTACCGCAATGCCACCCCGCCGGCAGCAATCCGCACGCCGGCGCAGGTCAATGCCGACGGTTCGCTTGACCTGGACTGGACCCGGGTGATGACCCGTGCCCTGATCCTGCTGCTGTTCGTGGCCTCGATCCTCAAGCTTTCGGCGCAGAGCTACTCGCCGTTCCTTTACTTCCAGTTCTGA
- a CDS encoding mannuronate-specific alginate lyase, with protein MTAFKRLFSPALLVLALTGGAAHAALVPPQGYYEGIEKIKTSDGNFRCESAPKPYTGALQFRSKYEGSDKARATLNKESEQAFRDSTKDITTLERGVAKMVNQYMRDGRPAQLDCTLTWLGTWARADALMSTNYNHTGKSMRKWALGSMSGSWLRLKFSNSQPLAAHQAEAELIEKWFARLAEQTVRDWSNLPLEKINNHSYWAAWSVMATAVATDRRDLFDWAVKEYKIGANQIDDQGFLPNEIKRKQRALAYHNYALPPLAMIASFAKANGVDLRSENNFALQRLGEGVLYGARDPRHFAERAGEKQDMKDLKVDGKYAWLEPWCALYQCVGDTLERKHEMQPFDSFRLGGNLTRVYDPSAASKK; from the coding sequence ATGACTGCATTCAAGCGACTCTTCAGCCCCGCCCTGCTCGTGCTGGCCCTGACCGGCGGTGCCGCGCATGCCGCGCTGGTACCCCCTCAGGGTTATTACGAGGGGATTGAAAAGATCAAGACCAGTGACGGCAACTTCCGCTGCGAATCTGCGCCCAAACCCTACACCGGCGCGCTGCAGTTTCGCAGCAAGTACGAAGGCTCTGACAAGGCTCGGGCGACCCTGAACAAGGAGTCGGAACAAGCCTTCCGCGACTCCACCAAAGACATCACCACCCTGGAGCGTGGTGTCGCCAAGATGGTCAACCAGTACATGCGTGACGGCCGTCCGGCACAACTGGACTGCACCCTGACATGGCTGGGCACCTGGGCGCGCGCCGATGCGCTGATGTCCACCAACTACAACCACACCGGCAAGTCCATGCGCAAATGGGCACTGGGCAGCATGAGCGGCTCGTGGCTGCGCCTGAAATTCTCCAACTCGCAGCCCCTGGCCGCACACCAGGCCGAGGCCGAGCTGATCGAGAAGTGGTTCGCCCGCCTGGCCGAGCAGACCGTGCGCGACTGGAGCAACCTGCCGCTGGAGAAGATCAACAACCATAGCTATTGGGCGGCCTGGTCGGTGATGGCCACCGCCGTGGCCACCGACCGCCGTGACCTGTTCGACTGGGCGGTGAAGGAATACAAGATCGGCGCCAACCAGATCGACGACCAGGGCTTCCTGCCCAACGAAATCAAGCGCAAGCAGCGTGCCCTGGCGTACCACAACTACGCCCTGCCGCCACTGGCGATGATCGCAAGCTTTGCCAAGGCCAACGGCGTGGACCTGCGCAGCGAAAACAACTTTGCCCTGCAGCGCCTGGGTGAAGGCGTGCTGTACGGCGCCCGCGACCCGCGCCACTTCGCCGAACGTGCGGGTGAGAAACAGGACATGAAGGACCTCAAGGTCGACGGCAAGTACGCCTGGCTCGAGCCTTGGTGCGCGCTGTACCAGTGCGTGGGCGACACCCTTGAGCGCAAACACGAGATGCAGCCGTTCGACAGCTTCCGCCTTGGCGGCAACTTGACCCGGGTCTATGACCCGAGCGCGGCTTCGAAGAAATAA
- a CDS encoding alginate O-acetyltransferase translates to MTPHLMKLLGLSAALLAISQGVRADEVKAPTFTAEPCCQLCPEAHDASRYTTRYQQNFTTLVQAKGDWLFRTREDLRTEFNTTPAGYKRLQQVHDAFKKRGVELVMVYQPTRGLVNRNMLNPAEKAAFDYQKALGNYQAMLKRFASMGYNVPDLSPLTNEQLAAADQGKDFYFRGDQHWTPYGAERAAKIVADTVHKMPAFEGIPRKEFETHKSGRMGKTGTLHNVAGQLCGTSYAVQYMDQFATEPKGASGGDDLFGDSGNAQITLVGTSHSGKNYNFSGFLEQYIGADVLNVAFPGGGLEGSMIEYLGSEEFQNNPPKILIWEFSPLYRLDQETIWRQILALLDDGCDARPALMSASSTLKPGKNELMVNGKGGVIKDLINRNLQMDIKFEDPSVKVLQATLWYLNGRHEDIKIEKPETSDTNGRFVFQMREDEDWASQNLLALEVQGPENGTQKVEAKLCKRNNYAVPAQTAQAGQ, encoded by the coding sequence ATGACCCCACACTTGATGAAATTGCTGGGCCTGTCCGCCGCCCTCCTGGCCATTAGCCAGGGCGTGCGCGCCGACGAGGTCAAGGCGCCGACCTTCACCGCCGAGCCTTGCTGCCAGCTGTGCCCCGAAGCACACGACGCCAGTCGCTACACCACCCGCTACCAGCAGAACTTCACCACGCTGGTACAGGCCAAGGGCGACTGGCTGTTCCGTACCCGCGAAGACCTGCGTACCGAGTTCAACACCACTCCGGCAGGCTACAAACGCCTGCAGCAAGTGCACGACGCGTTCAAGAAGCGCGGCGTTGAACTGGTGATGGTGTACCAGCCCACCCGAGGCCTGGTGAACCGCAACATGCTCAACCCGGCCGAGAAAGCCGCCTTCGATTACCAGAAGGCCCTTGGCAACTACCAGGCCATGCTCAAGCGCTTCGCCAGCATGGGCTACAACGTGCCGGACCTGTCGCCGCTGACCAACGAACAGTTGGCGGCCGCCGACCAGGGCAAGGACTTCTACTTCCGTGGTGACCAGCACTGGACGCCTTACGGCGCTGAGCGTGCAGCCAAAATCGTGGCCGACACCGTCCACAAGATGCCGGCCTTCGAAGGTATCCCACGCAAGGAATTCGAAACCCACAAGTCCGGGCGCATGGGCAAGACCGGCACCCTGCACAACGTTGCCGGGCAACTGTGCGGCACCAGCTACGCCGTGCAGTACATGGACCAGTTCGCCACCGAACCGAAAGGTGCCAGCGGCGGCGACGATCTGTTCGGTGACAGCGGTAACGCCCAGATCACCCTGGTCGGCACCAGCCACAGCGGCAAGAACTACAACTTCTCCGGCTTCCTGGAGCAGTACATCGGTGCCGACGTGCTCAACGTCGCCTTCCCTGGTGGCGGCCTGGAAGGCTCGATGATCGAGTACCTGGGCAGTGAGGAATTCCAGAACAATCCACCGAAGATCCTCATCTGGGAATTCTCGCCCCTGTATCGCCTGGACCAGGAAACCATCTGGCGGCAGATCCTCGCGCTGCTCGACGATGGCTGTGACGCGCGCCCGGCACTGATGAGCGCCAGCAGCACCCTCAAGCCCGGCAAGAACGAGCTGATGGTCAACGGCAAGGGCGGCGTGATCAAGGACCTTATCAACCGCAACCTGCAGATGGACATCAAGTTCGAAGACCCTTCGGTGAAGGTGCTGCAAGCCACTCTCTGGTACCTCAACGGGCGCCACGAGGACATCAAGATCGAGAAGCCGGAAACCTCCGACACCAATGGCCGCTTCGTCTTCCAGATGCGTGAAGACGAGGACTGGGCCAGCCAGAACCTGTTGGCACTCGAGGTCCAGGGGCCGGAAAACGGTACCCAGAAAGTCGAGGCCAAGCTCTGCAAACGCAACAACTACGCCGTGCCCGCGCAAACCGCGCAGGCCGGCCAGTGA
- the algG gene encoding mannuronan 5-epimerase AlgG, whose protein sequence is MNLHPHIRHSLLASALLLATGLAVAAEPAVIAKELQQAKTYTVSSAPTEPLHMDPPKLPDLSGYTAAAVQKKIDRSHKGKVSVRRMLQEESLKEFIGGDNKAAEWVQRQHGIPQAIFVDDGHVDLVELSKKVPKQYLSEVEPGVYLARLPIVVGHKGILEIDGKVKQLRLSQEGGAFLVNDGKLFVSDTQVTGWREKDNGPATFRSPKEFRPFLLSWGGTETYIVNTKMASFGYAKSKSYGVSISQYTPNMAKRMGRPEPTGWIIGSEFSDMWYGFYCYETQDFVVKDSTYRDNIVYGIDPHDRSHRLIIAGNTVYGTKKKHGIIVSREVNDSWIINNKSYDNKLSGVVIDRNSVNNLIAYNEIYRNHTDGITLYESGDNLIWGNKLINNRRHGIRVRNSVNIRLYENVAVANGLVGVYGHIKDLSDTDRDIALDPFDTKVSLIVVGGELAANGSGPLSIDSPLSVELYKVSMLAPRKASGISLNGILGERQDEILDLLVRQQKAVLIDPVERQTEMID, encoded by the coding sequence ATGAACCTTCACCCGCACATACGTCACAGCCTTCTGGCCAGCGCTTTGCTGCTGGCCACAGGCCTGGCCGTCGCCGCAGAACCTGCGGTGATTGCCAAGGAACTGCAGCAGGCCAAGACCTACACCGTGTCCAGCGCCCCGACCGAGCCGCTGCACATGGACCCGCCCAAGCTGCCCGATCTGAGCGGTTACACCGCCGCCGCCGTGCAGAAAAAGATCGACCGCAGCCACAAGGGCAAGGTCAGCGTGCGCCGCATGCTGCAAGAAGAATCGCTCAAGGAATTCATCGGCGGCGACAACAAGGCTGCCGAGTGGGTACAACGCCAGCACGGCATCCCCCAGGCGATCTTTGTCGATGATGGCCATGTCGACCTGGTCGAGCTGAGCAAGAAGGTGCCCAAACAGTACCTCAGCGAAGTCGAGCCAGGGGTTTACCTGGCGCGCCTACCGATCGTGGTTGGGCACAAGGGCATCCTTGAGATCGACGGCAAGGTCAAGCAACTGCGCCTGTCCCAGGAGGGCGGCGCATTCCTGGTCAATGACGGCAAACTGTTTGTCAGCGACACCCAGGTCACTGGCTGGCGCGAGAAGGACAACGGTCCGGCGACCTTCCGCTCGCCCAAGGAATTCCGCCCGTTCCTGCTGTCGTGGGGCGGCACCGAGACGTACATCGTCAACACCAAGATGGCCAGCTTTGGCTATGCCAAGTCCAAGTCGTACGGTGTGAGCATCTCGCAGTACACCCCGAACATGGCCAAGCGCATGGGCCGCCCGGAGCCCACCGGCTGGATCATCGGCTCGGAATTCAGCGACATGTGGTACGGGTTCTACTGCTACGAGACCCAGGACTTCGTGGTCAAGGACAGCACCTACCGCGACAACATCGTCTACGGCATCGACCCGCACGACCGCTCGCACCGCCTGATCATCGCCGGCAACACAGTGTATGGCACCAAGAAAAAGCACGGGATCATCGTATCGCGTGAGGTCAATGACAGCTGGATCATCAACAACAAGAGCTACGACAACAAGCTCTCGGGCGTGGTGATCGACCGTAACAGCGTCAACAACCTGATCGCCTACAACGAGATCTACCGCAACCACACCGATGGCATCACGTTGTACGAGAGCGGCGACAACCTGATCTGGGGCAACAAGCTGATCAACAACCGTCGCCACGGCATCCGCGTGCGTAACAGCGTGAACATCCGCCTGTATGAAAACGTCGCCGTGGCCAATGGCCTGGTGGGTGTCTACGGGCACATCAAGGACTTGTCCGATACCGACCGTGACATCGCCCTCGACCCGTTCGACACCAAGGTGTCCCTGATCGTGGTCGGCGGTGAGCTGGCGGCCAATGGCTCAGGGCCTCTTTCGATCGACTCACCGCTCTCGGTGGAGCTGTACAAAGTCTCCATGCTCGCCCCGCGCAAGGCCAGCGGCATCAGCCTCAACGGCATCCTCGGTGAGCGCCAGGACGAAATCCTCGACCTGCTGGTGCGCCAGCAGAAGGCCGTGCTGATCGACCCGGTCGAACGCCAGACCGAAATGATCGATTAA